The following are from one region of the Arachis duranensis cultivar V14167 chromosome 10, aradu.V14167.gnm2.J7QH, whole genome shotgun sequence genome:
- the LOC110276475 gene encoding QWRF motif-containing protein 7-like has protein sequence MAAPQLVRSRSGSAPAIAITANDRSSRRLSVSSSSKRFISGNNRSKSTSSRSSRTAQSSSGATSPGMMKKVPSAWAMSPGRSSLGSPFVAKASESPAKANGGGGRRSVTSKVLNYLKQRKSSPIEEEGYHRFKILHNRLLQWRFINARAQFAMARIKTVAEVCSNF, from the coding sequence ATGGCGGCACCGCAGCTTGTCCGGAGCAGAAGTGGAAGCGCGCCAGCCATAGCCATAACGGCCAACGACAGATCTTCACGGAGGTTGTCGGTCAGCTCGAGTAGCAAAAGATTCATCAGCGGCAATAACCGTTCAAAGTCAACATCATCAAGATCGTCAAGAACAGCGCAAAGTAGCTCGGGTGCCACGTCACCAGGCATGATGAAGAAGGTGCCTTCTGCGTGGGCGATGTCGCCGGGAAGGTCATCTCTTGGCTCTCCATTTGTCGCAAAGGCGTCTGAGTCTCCGGCAAAAGCCAATGGTGGCGGCGGCAGGCGAAGCGTGACCAGCAAGGTGTTGAATTATTTGAAGCAAAGAAAATCTTCGCcaattgaagaagaaggataCCATAGGTTTAAGATTTTGCATAACAGGCTTCTACAGTGGCGGTTTATCAATGCTAGAGCTCAATTTGCCATGGCTCGTATCAAAACTGTAGCCGAGGTTTGTTCTAACTTCTAA
- the LOC107471752 gene encoding uncharacterized protein LOC107471752 produces the protein MGSMITITEFPDGMWHYDPVSGSFMMGPFVTHSYFFNHPFAIPLMSPLFNPLNPFGDGIGFPVPIVVPMGPPPPGFGPQPPPGFGGPAPEVGQQPPASVPEQPPPADDDQIAPHADGHISSPESGLSNITGSSADDYGQVPSPLH, from the coding sequence ATGGGCTCGATGATCACAATCACTGAGTTTCCCGATGGCATGTGGCACTACGATCCTGTATCCGGATCTTTCATGATGGGTCCTTTTGTAACCCATTCTTATTTCTTTAATCATCCATTTGCCATACCTCTTATGAGCCCCCTGTTCAATCCATTGAACCCTTTTGGTGATGGCATCGGATTCCCAGTGCCGATAGTAGTTCCGATGGGACCGCCTCCTCCTGGGTTTGGACCACAGCCCCCTCCTGGATTTGGAGGTCCTGCCCCTGAAGTTGGGCAGCAGCCACCTGCTTCTGTGCCTGAGCAGCCTCCACCTGCTGATGATGACCAAATTGCGCCCCACGCCGATGGGCATATCTCTAGTCCGGAGAGTGGTTTATCTAATATTACTGGTTCAAGTGCTGATGACTATGGGCAGGTCCCCAGTCCACTTCACTAA
- the LOC127743087 gene encoding protein FAR1-RELATED SEQUENCE 7-like: protein MASSSKFWKDACMWNEPLADYWMEGNGGGSNPQDTMFDTRVEEDAELSDWEGRGASMLPGFLGLDGLRAENVLEMEFSSPQEAGGFYNNYSRLKGFTSRRGKTVRNTAGEIVWYTFVCNRQGFREKKWLEKVDRKREHKVVTRCGCMAEMRIKRKDGSGRWYVSRFVEEHNHELAYGKLVDYLRSHRKISEVEVAQLTSMREIGISIPKIYESFAAQLGGFNLVTFTKQDMYNEIRKQRGLQGGDISAAIRYLEGLAGMDGKIFWRYKLGGRATPMQLVLERRSLPGRLWDFRRCASIRRYESYIWVLRQFMECMQGKAPQSVITDGDPAMRIAIQSVFPDAHHRLYAWHLLRNATANISDPRFTQMFRHCMLADMEIDEFEAHWEAMVNECGVREVEWVKDLYTKKHAWATAYIRGRFFAGVRTTSRCESLHAKLGRFVESRYGVLEFVRNFQRCVDFLRDIEDELEFRSWYGTPVLQTEFVELEKSG from the exons ATGGCATCGAGTAGCAAGTTTTGGAAGGATGCGTGTATGTGGAATGAGCCTCTTGCGGATTACTGGATGGAGGGCAACGGTGGTGGGTCGAATCCACAG GACACAATGTTTGATACTAGAGTGGAGGAAGATGCTGAGTTATCCGATTGGGAAGGAAGGGGGGCTTCAATGTTGCCCGGATTTTTGGGTTTGGATGGGTTGCGAGCAGAAAATGTTCTTGAAATGGAGTTCTCTTCACCTCAGGAGGCAGGCGGCTTCTATAACAATTACAGCCGACTAAAGGGCTTTACATCACGGCGAGGCAAGACTGTTAGAAACACTGCCGGAGAGATCGTGTGGTACACTTTTGTTTGTAATAGGCAAGGATTTCGAGAGAAGAAATGGTTGGAAAAGGTTGATCGCAAAAGGGAGCATAAGGTAGTAACCCGATGTGGATGCATGGCGGAGATGAGGATAAAGAGGAAAGACGGTAGTGGGAGGTGGTATGTATCGCGTTTTGTCGAGGAGCATAACCACGAACTTGCGTATGGGAAGCTTGTTGATTATCTGCGGTCACACAGGAAGATATCTGAGGTAGAAGTTGCTCAACTAACAAGCATGAGGGAGATTGGGATTAGCATACCTAAGATTTATGAGTCTTTCGCAGCACAACTAGGGGGTTTTAATCTGGTAACATTCACAAAGCAAGATATGTATAATGAGATACGGAAACAGAGAGGTCTGCAAGGCGGAGATATAAGTGCGGCTATTAGGTACTTGGAAGGTCTGGCAGGCATGGATGGGAAAATATTTTGGCGTTACAAGTTGGGGGGCAGGGCAACACCTATGCAACTTGTTTTGGAGCGACGGTCGTTGCCAGGAAGATTATGGGATTTTCGGCGATGTGCTAGCATTCGACGCTAC GAGTCATATATTTGGGTTCTTCGCCAGTTTATGGAATGCATGCAAGGTAAGGCACCGCAATCGGTCATCACGGATGGCGACCCGGCCATGCGGATAGCAATCCAGTCTGTATTTCCTGATGCACATCATCGGTTGTATGCCTGGCATCTGCTGAGGAATGCGACTGCTAACATAAGCGACCCGAGATTCACACAAATGTTTAGACACTGCATGTTGGCAGATATGGAAATCGATGAGTTCGAAGCACATTGGGAGGCAATGGTCAACGAGTGCGGTGTTAGGGAGGTTGAGTGGGTTAAGGATTTGTACACCAAAAAGCACGCTTGGGCCACCGCATACATCCGCGGTAGATTTTTTGCTGGAGTACGGACGACCTCTAGGTGCGAGTCACTACATGCCAAACTAGGGAGGTTTGTCGAGAGCAGGTACGGGGTGTTAGAATTTGTAAGAAATTTTCAAAGGTGTGTGGATTTTCTGCGTGACATCGAGGACGAGCTAGAATTTCGTTCATGGTACGGAACACCTGTGCTACAAACAGAGTTTGTTGAGCTGGAAAAGTCCGGGTAG